ACAAGGTTCTTAAGTCTCCTCGGCTGAAAAAACACAGGTTGAAACCCATCTTCAGTCTCCATCAGATTAGAGGAAGAAGACTCCACGTCGGGCTCATCCCCTATCGCCTGAAACTGGTACAAACCATGGTTCCCAAACTCCGAAGCAGCGAAAAGAAACCCCAGCTTCAACACACATATGGACGCAGCGACAGGAATAGTGTCGAAATACTTGATCTTCAACTCAGACACATGATCCCCATCATGATCCAAAGTCGCCTTGAAAACATCACCATACTCGGTctggagaaggaagaagaaagtcGTCTTCTGCTTGTGCATAGCAGCAGAAACCACCAACACCCCTCTCTCCGCAGGCAAATCAGCTCTCCTCGGAATCACAGCCCTCACATCCGGATGACCCTGGTTCTTATAAATAACGAAATTCTCAGCACAAACCAAAACCCCACTCGGCCCATCAGCTCCTCCAGGAACAGTCACAAGCATATTCGCACCATTATCAACAGGCTCAGACCACTTCCTAGAAACATGGTTCAACCCCAAATCAAGCTCATAGAAAGTCAAATGCTTCTGAGCCTCACTAGACGCCTGCCCCGTCGGATCCTGATCCGCCTCAGAGTAATCAAGCTCAACAGCTGCAAACACAGGATTATCAAACCCACAGTCCACACCACAAACCGAGTAACAAATCGTATGAGACTTATGAGCCTCCAAGGGAGACGAAATAGTCAACCTAGCAGCTGTATCCCTATTCAACACATACACAAGCTTCTGCTTCTCACAAGCTCCAACCATCACAGCCCTCCCCTTGGGATCAACCGCCAAGTACTGCCCAGGGACAATCCTCCTACACCCCGACTTCCCAAACGTCTCCTGATGAACCTTATCGAAAACGTTCTTCTCCTTGTTGTACTCTAAGATCACTATCCTACCCGAATCCGACCCTACGACTATGTAATCCTTCTGGCCGCCGGTTAGCCTAAACTGAGCTAGGGATCTAATCGCGCCGAAGACTTCGACGGAGTGAATCGTCTGGATTTTACCGTTTTCGTCGGGGCGGAGGAGATCGAGGATCTTGCCGCGAGCGACGGCGATCTCCTGCGCCTTTCCGCCGGAGAAGTTGCCGTTGATCGCGCAGGTGATTCCCGTCGCCTGCTGGAGGGTTAAGCTGTAGAGATACATCTCGTGTCACCGTCTTCGATCCGAGCGCCGCCTTGGGGGTTGCCGTTAGGGTTTTCGTTTTCTTATCGTTGGCTTTGAGTTTTTAGTTCGCTGCTGCTTCTTCGGGAAAAGACTCTATCACTCTCTCTCTGTGTCTTTTACTTTAGAAGGTTTAATGGGCCTTTGTATTTAAGGCCCAATTAAACTTGAGATACGACGACCGAccctatatatatttttaatcccTTGGTTTGTTTTATTAGTCCGGTTTGGTGGTATGTAAATTGATTTGGTTATATAAAAACAGTTTGAAGTGCTTTttgataggaaaaaaaaattagaatttcaTACCACTAATGTTGAGAATTTGTGAATATTTTTTAGCGTAAATGCTTAAACACTATTGAAAGATGCATTAGTCTTCTCTATTTTGTTACTTCTCGGACCAAAGTACctcttttgtgtgtgtgtgtgtgtgtggttaTTGGTTAATAACCAAAGACCTCTAGTTAAGATATGGTAGACTATAATGGTCAAGCCAAAGTTCTTTGAATCCATGATATTAGTTCTTATGATGTATAACAAACTAAAGGAAAGTAAGTAAGTGAACCAGCTTAGACTTGTTGTACAGTACATGTTtatgtcatcatataatttgaGTCATAAAGATACATATAAGATCACCTAACATGTCTTTTCAGACTTTGTAACATTCATATATCATGAGATGAGATCTCAGTGTTGTCATGTTCCTCCTTGTGattacaaaatgtttatatgttTGGAACCAAAATGAGTTTGGTAAATTCTGTCAAGACTTGGAATTAATACAAACTGAATATGATTCTAAACAGGAATGTGCACTGCTATTCATTTAGCAAAGAACCATAGAAACAAACTTAAAAGCTTTGACAAATAAGATAATGAGATATCTTCTAATTGTATGTGTTTTAAAAGTAGCTGCAACACAAACAATTGATCTCAGAAGGTGGTGACCTAATGGAGGATGGATGGTTCACAAAATGAGAAGAAAGACAATGAAAATGAATGATAGAAAGAGGAGGAGAGAATGTACAAAACAGATAATGAGTTATTGAGATGAATGAAGCAtcatcattcattcattcattcatcaGTATCAGTTTCTCCAGCTTCAACTTCTTGAGCCACCACCAAGTAATTGTTCTCATCCGGACCACATACCTTGTACCTGTCAAAGTATATAAAACACATTCATCATCTCAACTCACAGAAACAGAAAGTGATTGAGATTAATCAGAGAAGTAGAGACCTTTCGAGAACAGATTTGCCTTCCTTGTACTTTTGGCTCTTCTCAAAAGCAAACTCCTGAATTACAAACATACAAAAGGTTGATACCAAGAAACATTATAGACTACGAAAGATTTGGAAGTATTCTTATTTACATATCTCCATCCAAGATAAGAGCCGCATTTGACGCAGTAAATATCAACAACCGTGTGCATGCCGGTCATCATCATCCTATCTTCCTTCTCCCCAGCATACACATTCGCTCTGTTCTCACCAAATCCAAGGACTACTAGTTAACATGCATAAACCTATTCATATCAAGCTTTGgccattaaaaaaatatggaaatagAAAACTTACACCTTACGGAAGAGGTAAGCTTTCCCATGGCGAGATTGGAAAGACTGTAAAccagagcaaaaaaaaaaaagattttgataaTGGAGAATAAAGATTCATAAAATTGGCATAGTCAAATACAATGCAAGCACCAATATCATTCTTCTCCACAATTAATTTAGTAGATCACATGATTTTACTTAATCATCAAATTAAAATGATCAGTGGTTTGAATATGAAGGATCAGAGAACAACACAGATCAAGATTTAGCAAGCAAATAAGCAGAGGGATACGTAGTAGAAAAGCCAcccagaaaaaaatgaaaagaccTTGGAGACTACATCAGAACAGAGAGCAATATTAGTGTTGCAGTGCCTACAACTGTATGACTTTCCTTCCAAATTCACCAAGAACAATCTCCCCATCCGATCAACTGtttactttctttcttttttttttccttccagGAATCTAATTAAGAAAAATCTACTTTTGGAGAAAAAGAACCAAACTCTATGTAATAAATCAAGGAGAGTGTGATAAGATGGGAGAGATCATTAATTACGGAACAACGCGTTAGGATTATCTGCCGAATTTGTTTGAAagacaaaaagaaaactatAAAATGGAGAAAATGCTAACTGTTCTTTTACTTTCACGATAgctatttttttctaataaaaaaaaatgttcgtCTTCTGCAGAAACGTGGACCTGACCAAGTCATGGCCTGTGAAAGTGTGAATACACGTAACTATTTTCTaaaaagtgtatatatatactctgTTTCATATTGCTAGTTGCTACACTAGATTACACTAGATGATTGATGGAGTGTACGCGATTGCTTCTTATCctttattgagttttttttttatctgacactgttttatttttcactttaagataatataaaataaaatatagaatagAAAATGTTACAACCCAACTATATATCTCacttttatttatagaataatctattttttgtttgttcattatgaaaaataaattaagattagaacatttttattctataatttattttacttcatgaaaaaaaaaatttattggaaATGCTCTCAATAGTCATACGTATTGTCACAAATATTGTATTTGTTTAAACGCCATGGACcgtttgttttcttttccaattactctaataaattaataatttaattacataCATGCAAACCCACTGATTCATTAAGAGTCTTTAGAAAAGTTTTAACTAATCTCAGTTTCTAAACCGCCTCAAAGTTGGCGAAGAGCCGCCGTAGACCCACGCAACCGCATCATTCTGCATTAATCTGCAACGTTCTTTCTTACTGCCTCGTCCAAGTTAAATCTCGTCTCTCTTACTATCAGCTGCTCACCAGGAGACAGCAAAGAGCTCTTGAACTAGACGAAAACATTCTGACTACCTTCAAGGTTACGATCCAATCCGTTTAATCTCTCTTTGGTATTTTCAGTGTGTTATAGGTCTCATCGGGTTATATTTCAATTGTTTATTCGTTGGCTCTTGTGTAAGTTACGCATCTTATCTAAGCTGCATGATACAATATGTTAGATGGAATGGAATGTCTGAATGCATTATAAATAGTGAATATAGAGGAACCAGTAACGGCTTATCGAtggtttgttttttatttcaagattTTTTGAACGTGGAGCGAACAATCTCTTTGTCTGATTACTTTCATTGGACGCAATAGCAGCTTCTCTCGCATCATATCACTTGTGTATCATCGCCACAAACACCCGGTATCATATATGCGGTCCTAATGGCACCACTTTTATATTGACTGGGATTTGTGACCTTGACAGTCAGTTTTCTCCTCTTTAACTTCAAGTCTACATGAGGATGAGAGACTTTGGGTTTTGGTGCTAAAAAAGGAattgtattttgtttgttttcaggGATACTAAGTGGTGGGTATCCTTTGGGAAGCTTAGTAATGGTGATGGAAGATCCTAAAGCACCACTTCAGATGGATCTGTTAATTTACTTTCAATGTCTCAGGGGTTAACAACCAACCACTCCTTTATGCTAGTCCTTCAAAATATCCGAGAGGGTTTCTTGGTACTTTGCCGCATCCTGAATCATCCCAAGAGGATAAGGTGCTTCATTCTTGTCCCTACCAcctttatgtttgtttttttatctggCATAACATGAAGGGCCTGTCACCAATATTTTTAGGGAGATAGGTTGAAGATTACTAGCCATTAACAGTCTTAGGTCTGAACAAAAAGTTTCCACAATAGCTAAAGAAAAAGCAGAAGTGTCGTTGGGTTACAAAAACTGAAATATATTTCATTTCACTTGTGTTAGTTATCATATTCATGAAACTTTGACCAAGAATAGATGCTAAGTACAAACTCAAAGTTCAACACTTTTCACGTGGTTATATAAAAGATGAGAGTTGAGTAGAGGGGGCAATGAATGAGATTATGGTTGATCTACATAAGTTCGGTGCTCCCTTTACCAACCAACCAACCAATTATATCAATGCTCATTAATCTCCCTTACCCCgtactcttttttattttcttcctttATTTTTATCGACATTTCTTTCAAGAGAAAAGTCATAAACAACATATTTGTAGCATCTATTATATCAAAgtattaatgaaattatatgTTATTGAATATATAGTTTACAAACGAAGAAGAGAATGATAGGGATGCCTAAAATAGGAAATAACAGTAATGCCCGACATGATTTGCTGATGATATAAAGCaggcttttgttttgtttcgtttatttgtttgtctttcttttattgtattttttctgctgttaaaaaataataataataataaatgaaataGACGTTCGTTCGTGTATTTAATCCCCCAGAGAGTGAGCGAGATCGATACAGAGAGAGAAGGGGAGAAAGAAACGGTGAGTTTCAGCTGTTGTGAACAGAGGAAGAGGTAATGGTTGGACCGTCGCGGCCTCAGATCGTTCTTTTTGGATCATCCATCGTCCAGATGAGCTTTGGTCATGGTGGTTGGGGTGCTATTCTCTCCGAGGTCTATGCTCGCAAGGTACAATCTCTCTCGTTCACTCATTGTAACTTGCGGTTTTTTTGGTATCCATCCTTGGTTTGATTAGTATACATTAACTCGCTGGTTTGTATTTGTGTCTAATTACTGTTTGTTATTCCCCTAACAATAAATAAGTTTTTGGATTCGCATTCCGTTTTCTGAATTTAGGCATTGGTTCttggaaaaaaatcatttaaggTTATGGACGAGTCAGAACCCTAATGTTGTTTCTCTATTTGGATGTTTGGTTTCTTTCTATGGAAGTTAAATgtccaaaaaatgaaaaacaagctTTACCGACATGAGTTTGCTTTGGTCCGTGAGGAATTACAAAAGAACATGCATTTAATGCAAAACACGTGACTCTTTTCTCTTCTGTGAACTAACGTGTATAGGCCGACATCATTCTGCGAGGATATTATGGATGGAACTCAACTCGTGCTTTGGAGGTTGTTGACAAAGTGTTCCCCAAGGTACTCTTCTTTTACTCTCTTGTTTGGTTCTTTCTTCTCTCCTGAGAAAATGTATAGATTCTTAGCTTCTGAATGCTAAGACCCTGCATCTGTTACCAGAGAGATGTCTCTTGTTTGTCTGGCTCGAGTTTTCTTGGTTGTCTGTTTTTCTCTTACAAAACTTTCCTGGGATTTGATAATTTTGTAGAAAAAATGAGCTTAGGTATTTAAAATAACTTGTAAGCGGATGCAGGATGCCGTTGTACAACCTTCTCTTGTAGTCGTCTATTTTGGAGGAAACGACTCAATGGGACCTCATCCTTCTGGTCTAGGACCTCACGTGCCACTAACTCAATACGTTGATAACATGAAGAAGATCGCTCTTCATCTTCAGGTTACTTACCTTACATATATATTACCCATTCTTGGTCTTTCTCTTGTCTATCAagtttaaaaaatctttttaaagtgGTATTAAGTTGTAATCGTCAATGTTTTTTTCATCAGAGTCTTTCAGACTCAACTCGTATCATATTTCTAAGTTGCCCTCCAGTGGACGAAGCCAAAGTTCGTCAAAACCAGAGGTAACTTCTCTggacttagtttttttttttttgtcggctaCCCATGTGAGTTAGATCAAGTGGTGGCAGACGAGCCGATTCTCCGAGGAACTTCCCTGGACTTAGTTAAATACAATGTTGTAGCAATATTTAAGCCTTTTATAGAAGATTATTGTTTAGGTCATGGACCGCTT
The Brassica napus cultivar Da-Ae chromosome A1, Da-Ae, whole genome shotgun sequence DNA segment above includes these coding regions:
- the LOC106381711 gene encoding protein yippee-like At3g11230, which produces MGRLFLVNLEGKSYSCRHCNTNIALCSDVVSKSFQSRHGKAYLFRKVANVYAGEKEDRMMMTGMHTVVDIYCVKCGSYLGWRYEFAFEKSQKYKEGKSVLERYKVCGPDENNYLVVAQEVEAGETDTDE
- the LOC106352362 gene encoding GDSL esterase/lipase CPRD49 is translated as MVGPSRPQIVLFGSSIVQMSFGHGGWGAILSEVYARKADIILRGYYGWNSTRALEVVDKVFPKDAVVQPSLVVVYFGGNDSMGPHPSGLGPHVPLTQYVDNMKKIALHLQSLSDSTRIIFLSCPPVDEAKVRQNQSPYLSEVIRTNELCKTYSDACVELCKELDLQVVDLFSTLQKADDWETVCFTDGIHLSAQGSKLVAAEILRVVKEAEWRPSLHWKSMPTEFSEDSPYDLVAADGKTTLNSSEWTYFWEEQWE